The stretch of DNA TTCTGAGATTGGTAGCCACTACGCAGCTCTGCTCTGTCATTATATGGAATAGCCATCTCCGTGTAGCGTCTCGTGAAAAAACTTGGATCGCGGATGGGAGTTCTGGTGCTGAATTTCCACGGTAAGTAGTTGGTCTCACCAGCGTCAAATTTGAAAGAGGACACTCCATATTTGAAGCGGAGGGACCGAAGCTGAAAGGCAAACCAATCACGAGCTTCTGGGTTTGTGAAGTCCACAATTCCGCCTATGCCGTTCCACCAGCGGACCAACGCCGGCAGATGGCCTGTAGGCTCTCGAACAAACAGGCCCCTCTCCACACAAGTATGGAAGTTCTCAGAGTCGTAGTTGACAAAAGGGTGAATCCAGAGGGACACAAGAAATCCATCTGATTTGAGCTTTTGAAACATGGAGGAGGCATTGGGGAACTTGATTGGGTCAAACTCGAATTCTCCATAGCGGGGGGTGTAACGGTCATCCAGCTCCAAGTGGCTACAGTTAAAATTATGCTTACGTATGTTGGCAGCGTATGTCAAAAGCTTTTCTTGATCAATGTCAGTTCTATGAAGTGCCCATGTGGACCAAATAGGATGCTGAAACATGGCTTTGGCAGgaactttatttggtttgttGAAGTACCTACGGACCATGTACTTGTGTATGGATGTCACATCAGAGCCGACGCATACTCTGTAGCTAAGTTCAGCGCAAGGAGCCTCCCATGGGTTTGGCTTGAAGGGACTGTCATTGTAACGAGCTTGGAAGTACATGGTCTTCTCTGTGTCATTCCAGCCCAGGTGGAACGGCACGGAATTATTAATCTTAATGGCCGTGGCATTGGAGGAAAGCCAATAGCTTTCCAAGATTCCTCCAAACTCATTGCGGTTTGAGTAGATGTCACTTGTAACAAAAGGTTTGGGAGACTGTTGTCCTGAGATAGAAATAGGCCAGTGTTGAATAGCTGACACTGCACCACCATACCAATGGGCAAACTTGTATGTCATGGCGTGCTCGACGGAAATGTCAGGAACCAGTTCCTCCCAGCGCACACGATAGCACTGCACCGTGTCTTTGGGCCGCACGGTCTCAATGAAGAAGTTGAGGCTTCTGTCAGTGGTGCGTCCACAGCTAAGAAGCTCTCCTTCTTTAGTGCAGGAGTCCAAATCCAACGTCCCTGACCTGCAAATATTTAACCATATATAAAGTTATACAGAGCAGTGTGTTTGCAACTCTCTTACTCGTAGTAATAACTATAATTGTGATTCCCTTAGAACTCggcaaacaaataaaataattacaagaacAGAAATGCTGGTTAAAATAGTGTACTACTACAGATACCGTGCAAACATGTCCCCTATGGATTGTGAACAGAATAGGATGACCAAAAGAGTAGGCAGCCAGTTTGGTTAAGCATTAGGGTCGAACTAGTCCCTGATGAGTCAATcgactaattattattttagtattaGGAGGGGATAAACACCATCTGAAGGCAAATAATGCAGCCTGGGAGGGTTGGGTTTGGATGTAACTCAATTTCCCATTGTTCTTTAGACCACAGACTAGTTGacactgaatcaacagtgcctctgttGACAGTGCCTATACACTGTATAGAAAAagaatcataaaaaaataaagcagcaAAATTCGTATCAGTGCCGAATCTTTTAGCCCACAACAGTACTGCTTGGTGGACACATGGCTTTAGCTTTAGAGTCTGAACGTGTTGGGTGATGgcgctgctaaaaaaaaaaaaaccaaaaaaacaatactattaAAAACGTAGAGCATGTCATGCCGAGTTCTGTTCATATGTTCAACAATCCATACCATAATGtgtacatatttatttgttGAATGGGGATCGCTTTTTATCTTATCTTTTTgttggaaatgacacaagaaagtaACTTAAGATGATGAGATCGTACTAAAAGTctgacaaaaataattaatatctgattttctaaatgtatatttgAGTAGAATGATACTAAAATTATACTAAAAGTTAGATCAGGGATATGAATAACCAATCGATATGAATAACCAATCACtatgtaaagaaaaacaaaaacaacacctcTTTTGCCACTTTCTCGTGTCATTTCAAGCCAGATGACACCCATTCAACACATAAAACCACTTAAGGTAAAATTTGGCTAGGATTTGATTAAGTCTGGCCTCTGCTTAACTGCATGAATCTAAAGATAAGCAAAAGCTACTCACCTGAAATCCATTCTAAAAACAATAGCCCCTCCCTGGTTGCGAATAATGTAGCCATCTTTATTTAGATCTAGCAGCTGAGTCTTCAGCAACTCGGCTTTTCGGAGTGAGGCAATGTAATAAGACCACGCAGTCACTGCCGCTATCACCAGTACCAGGCCGAGAACTCCTGCTCCAACTATGGGTCGGGTGTCCTTGCTGTGCTTTTGCTTGGGGATAACATCTGTAATTGTGCCTCCCGCTCCCCCTGGTACAACCTGGTACATGACTTGTGCTGCTCACCCACCAAATCCTTGGGTTGACACTCAACAGATCATTGAATTGTTCTCAGGGGAATCCTTGGTTGCTCTTCGTCTGTCATAAAGGAGAGATTTTCTGTGATTACATAATGTGACACTGATGTTTTTAATGACAGcatagtaggggtgtaacggtacagaCTATTCGATACAGTACAGAGGCAGACCGATTTCCCACATGCTACAGTACATGTTAAGTGTACAAATACAGTGAAGCCCATCCGTTAGCTACCGGGATTCATGactagtgccaaggagaagccaaaGATTCAAAACTCTTTTCCTTCTCCTCTTTGGTAACACCCCGCAATCCCAGAGGAATACGCAAACAGACAAGACAAAACCAGTGTTCTGGCATTTTTCAGAAGAGATCGAGAACGAGGCTGCAAGCTGAGTAGTCATGCTGCACTGCAAGCAATAAG from Dunckerocampus dactyliophorus isolate RoL2022-P2 chromosome 8, RoL_Ddac_1.1, whole genome shotgun sequence encodes:
- the myorg gene encoding myogenesis-regulating glycosidase, whose product is MYQVVPGGAGGTITDVIPKQKHSKDTRPIVGAGVLGLVLVIAAVTAWSYYIASLRKAELLKTQLLDLNKDGYIIRNQGGAIVFRMDFRSGTLDLDSCTKEGELLSCGRTTDRSLNFFIETVRPKDTVQCYRVRWEELVPDISVEHAMTYKFAHWYGGAVSAIQHWPISISGQQSPKPFVTSDIYSNRNEFGGILESYWLSSNATAIKINNSVPFHLGWNDTEKTMYFQARYNDSPFKPNPWEAPCAELSYRVCVGSDVTSIHKYMVRRYFNKPNKVPAKAMFQHPIWSTWALHRTDIDQEKLLTYAANIRKHNFNCSHLELDDRYTPRYGEFEFDPIKFPNASSMFQKLKSDGFLVSLWIHPFVNYDSENFHTCVERGLFVREPTGHLPALVRWWNGIGGIVDFTNPEARDWFAFQLRSLRFKYGVSSFKFDAGETNYLPWKFSTRTPIRDPSFFTRRYTEMAIPYNDRAELRSGYQSQNISCFFRPIDRDSVWGYELGLKSLIPTVLTISILGYQFILPDMIGGNAYLNRTDGNRALPDRELYIRWLELSAFMPSMQFSIPPWEYDNEVVEIARKYTALHQSIVAPRVLELAGEVLDTGDPIIRPLWWIATGDETAYKIDSQFLIGDDLMVAPVLEPGKQERDIYLPAGRWKSYKGERFDIKEPLHLTDYPVDLDEIAYFVWV